Proteins from a single region of Drosophila biarmipes strain raj3 chromosome 3R, RU_DBia_V1.1, whole genome shotgun sequence:
- the LOC108023561 gene encoding cytochrome c oxidase assembly protein COX20, mitochondrial, whose protein sequence is MAEEPEEPGKSFVIFGRDVAQIPCFRNSFLYGISGGIGIGLLTFLGTSRTHLSTHVGFGSFFCGTIAYWMSCRYQWSARRFEQQQLREAMRRQALYEGTEVERDLDLKSA, encoded by the exons ATGGCCGAAGAACCCGAGGAACCCGGCAAG AGCTTCGTTATCTTTGGCCGGGATGTGGCGCAAATTCCGTGCTTTCGTAACAGTTTTCTCTACGGCATCAGCggcggaatcggaatcggccTGCTAACTTTTCTGGGAACCTCGCGAACCCATCTGTCCACCCACGTGGGATTCGGATCCTTTTTCTGCGGCACCATCGCCTACTGGATGTCCTGCAG ATATCAGTGGTCCGCGCGGAGAttcgagcagcagcaactacgGGAGGCCATGCGACGACAGGCCCTTTATGAGGGCACCGAAGTCGAGCGGGATTTAGATCTTAAGTCGGCGTAG
- the LOC108023984 gene encoding traB domain-containing protein, with translation MDVSASTSFESSPDKRSSTYVGDNTLYDSALDHQLSTTAYKSCNESLISELSQNPLNLANKTGGAEFGNESAVFKSFGSPAPAAFNSPTPALNASMLLIQSESTDTNTSQEEVDPKSQLANKTIFKTDNPNLSIIEINDNSIKEEDLEKVVLVEGDSVKNLLKKSPSKDAAANADKRRRKESLLQTSKQKLDISIAEASAAADGDGEKRDLVPVIDQPPQTKREITIYDTIEEFEQNLPSTVTLLNTPFGSKVYLVGTAHFSEESQDDVSYVIRNVRPDVVMVELCPSRIHILKLDEKTLLEEAKSINIPKIRGILHTHGYINGIFFILLLQMSAQIAKDLGMAPGGEFRRAFEEIHKLPGCILHLGDRPIRITLYRALRALSLWQTMKLVWRLTFTDSISIEEVEECKQSDLLEKLMQEMAGEFPAFSDVFVRERDLFLCHSLQLAALPQAAPGAQQIRPVRVVGVVGIGHANGIAKMWGTVDPKKIPAILEIPPASIGQRVCKYTLKYGLIGLGCYGAFRFFRPRLTRFF, from the exons ATGGACGTATCCGCCTCCACGTCGTTCGAATCCTCGCCGGATAAGCGGAGCAGCACCTACGTGGGCGACAATACCTTGTATGACAGTGCCCTGGACCACCAGCTGTCCACCACGGCCTACAAGTCCTGTAATG AAAGCCTTATCAGCGAATTGAGCCAAAATCCCTTGAATTTGGCCAACAAAACAGGCGGTGCGGAATTTGGCAATGAATCAGCTGTCTTCAAGTCCTTTGGATCTCCGGCGCCGGCAGCTTTCAACAGTCCCACGCCGGCCCTCAACGCCAGCATGCTGCTGATTCAGTCCGAGAGCACTGACACAAATACCTCGCAGGAGGAGGTGGACCCCAAGTCGCAGCTGGCCAACAAGACAATATTCAAGACGGATAATCCCAACCTGTCAATTATAGAGATAAACGATAACTCGATTAAGGAAGAGGACCTCGAGAAGGTGGTGCTGGTGGAGGGCGACAGCGTGAAGAACCTCCTGAAGAAGTCGCCCAGCAAAGACGCTGCGGCAAACGCCGATAAGAGACGCCGCAAGGAATCGCTGCTGCAGACGAGCAAGCAAAAGCTGGACATCTCCATAGCTGAGGCCTCAGCTGCCgccgatggcgatggcgaaaAGCGGGATCTGGTGCCGGTCATCGATCAGCCGCCGCAAACCAAGCGCGAGATCACAATCTACGACACCATTGAGGAGTTCGAACAGAATCTGCCGTCGACGGTGACGCTGCTGAACACGCCCTTCGGTAGCAAGGTCTATCTAGTGGGCACGGCCCACTTCAGTGAGGAGTCGCAGGATGACGTCTCTTAT GTCATACGCAATGTCCGTCCAGATGTGGTCATGGTTGAGCTGTGTCCATCGCGTATACACATCCTGAAGCTCGATGAAAAGACGCTACTGGAAGAGGCCAAGAGCATCAATATTCCCAAG ATACGCGGAATTCTGCACACACATGGGTACATCAACGGCATATTCTTCatcctgctgctgcagatgAGCGCTCAGATCGCCAAAGACCTGGGTATGGCGCCAGGCGGAGAGTTTCGTCGTGCCTTCGAGGAGATCCACAAACTGCCCGGATGCATCCTGCACCTGGGCGATCGTCCCATCCGCATCACACTGTACCGCGCACTGCGTGCTCTGTCCCTGTGGCAGACCATGAAGCTGGTGTGGCGCCTGACCTTCACGGACAGCATCAGCAtcgaggaggtggaggagTGCAAGCAAAGCGACCTGCTGGAGAAGCTGATGCAGGAGATGGCCGGCGAGTTTCCAGCTTTCTCCGATGTTTTCGTGCGCGAGCGCGACCTTTTCCTGTGCCACTCTCTGCAGCTGGCTGCACTACCCCAGGCGGCGCCCGGTGCCCAGCAGATCCGTCCGGTGCGTGTGGTCGGAGTTGTTGGCATCGGCCATGCCAATGGCATTGCCAAGATGTGGGGCACCGTGGACCCCAAGAAGATTCCGGCCATTCTCGAAATTCCACCGGCCAGCATAGGCCAGCGCGTCTGCAAGTATACGCTGAAATACGGCTTGATCGGCTTGGGATGCTACGGTGCCTTCCGCTTTTTTCGGCCCCGCCTGACCCGATTCTTTTAG